In Equus caballus isolate H_3958 breed thoroughbred chromosome 7, TB-T2T, whole genome shotgun sequence, one DNA window encodes the following:
- the SLC44A2 gene encoding choline transporter-like protein 2 isoform X2: MEDERKDGAYGTPQKYDPTFKGPIYKRGCTDVICCVFLLLAIVGYVAVGIIAWTHGDPRKVIYPTDSRGEFCGQKGTKNANKSFLFYFNIVKCASPLVLLEFQCPTPQICVEKCPDRYLTLLSAYGSQDFTYYKQFCVPGVQKSKGVPELLRDGDCPAVLTPSKPLARRCFPAIHAHKGVLMVGNETTYEDGLGSRKNITELVEGAKKANGVLEARQLAMRIFEDYTVSWYWIIIGLVIAMVMSLLFIILLRFVAGIMVWVMIVMVILVLGYGIFHCYMEYARLRGEAGSDVSLMDLGFQTDFRVYLHLRQTWKAFMIILSILEVIIILLLIFLRKRILIAIALIKEASRAVGYVMCSLLYPLVTFFLLCLCIAYWASTAVFLSTSNEAIYKIFNDSACPLAGKTCNPETFPSSNESHLCPGAHCQFAFYGGESGYHRALLGLQVFNVFMFFWLANFVLALGQVTLAGAFASYYWAFNKPDDLPAFPLFSAFGRALRYHTGSLAFGALILAIVQIIRVMLEYLDQRLKAAENRFAKFLMTCLKCCFWCLEKFIKFLNRNAYIMIAIYGTNFCTSARNAFFLLMRNIIRVAVLDKVTDFLFLLGKLLIVGSVGILAFFFFTHRIRIVQDTAPPLNYYWVPILTVIVGSYLIAHGFFSVYGMCVDTLFLCFLEDLERNDGSAERPYFMSSNLKKLLNKTNK; the protein is encoded by the exons ATGGAGGACGAGCGGAAGGACGGAGCCTACG GAACGCCACAGAAGTATGACCCCACCTTCAAGGGACCCATTTACAAGAG GGGCTGCACAGATGTCATTTGCTGTGTGTTCCTCCTCCTGGCCATCGTGGGCTACGTGGCTGTAGGCATCATAG CCTGGACCCACGGGGACCCTCGAAAGGTGATCTACCCCACTGACAGCCGAGGCGAATTCTGCGGGCAGAAGGGCACAAAAAATGC GAACAAATCCTTCCTGTTTTATTTCAACATCGTGAAGTGTGCCAGCCCCCTGGTCCTGCTGGAATTTCAGTGTCCCACCCCCCAG ATCTGTGTGGAGAAATGTCCCGACCGCTACCTCACCCTCCTGAGCGCTTACGGGTCCCAGGACTTCACCTACTACAAGCAGTTCTGTGTGCCCGGCGTACAGAAGAGCAAG gGTGTGCCTGAGTTGCTTCGGGATGGCGACTGCCCGGCTGTCCTCACTCCCAGCAAACCCC TGGCCCGGAGATGCTTCCCAGCCATCCACGCCCACAAGGGGGTCCTCATGGTGGGCAACGAGACCACGTATGAGGATGGGCTTGGTTCTCGGAAAAACATCACGGAGCTGGTGGAGGGCGCCAA GAAGGCCAACGGGGTCCTGGAGGCGCGGCAGCTGGCCATGAGGATCTTTGAAGACTACACGGTCTCCTGGTACTGGATCATCAT CGGCCTGGTCATCGCCATGGTGATGAGCCTCCTGTTTATCATCCTGCTCCGCTTCGTGGCTGGCATCATGGTCTGGGTGATGATTGTCATGGTGATTCTCGTGCTGGGCTACG GAATATTCCACTGCTACATGGAATACGCCCGACTGCGTGGTGAGGCTGGCTCCGACGTCTCCCTGATGGACCTCGGCTTCCAGACGGACTTCCGCGTCTACCTGCACCTGCGGCAGACCTGGAAGGCCTTCA TGATAATTCTGAGCATCCTGGAGGTAATTATCATCTTACTGCTCATCTTCCTACGGAAGAGAATTCTCATTGCCATTGCACTCATCAAAGAGGCCAGCAG ggCCGTGGGATATGTCATGTGCTCCCTGCTGTACCCGCTGGTCACTTTCTTCCTGTTGTGCCTCTGCATCGCCTACTGGGCTAGCACTGCTGT CTTCCTGTCCACTTCCAACGAAGCCATCTACAAGATCTTCAATGACAGCGCCTGCCCACTTGCTGGGAAAACCTGCAACCCTGAG ACTTTCCCCTCCTCCAACGAATCCCACCTGTGCCCCGGCGCCCACTGCCAGTTCGCCTTCTATGGCGGGGAGTCGGGCTACCACCGGGCCCTGCTGGGCCTGCAGGTCTTCAATGTCTTCATGTTCTTCTGGCTGGCCAACTTCGTGCTGGCCCTGGGCCAGGTCACGCTGGCTGGGGCCTTCGCCTCCTACTACTGGGCCTTCAACAAGCCAGACGACCTGCCTGCCTTCCCGCTCTTCTCCGCCTTCGGCCGGGCGCTCAG GTACCACACAGGCTCCCTGGCCTTTGGCGCCCTCATTCTGGCCATTGTGCAGATCATCCGAGTGATGCTGGAGTACTTGGATCAGCGCCTGAAAG ctGCAGAGAACAGGTTTGCCAAGTTCCTCATGACCTGTCTTAAATGCTGCTTCTGGTGTCTGGAGAAGTTTATCAAATTCCTCAACCGGAATGCCTATATCATG ATTGCCATCTACGGCACCAACTTCTGCACCTCGGCCAGGAACGCCTTCTTCCTGCTCATGAGAAACATCATCAG AGTGGCGGTCCTAGACAAAGTTACcgacttcctcttcctcttgggCAAACTTCTGATCGTGGGGAGCGTGG gaatcctggctttcttcttcttcacccaCCGTATCAGGATCGTGCAGGACACAGCACCGCCTCTGAATTATTACTGGGTTCCTATACTG ACAGTGATCGTTGGCTCCTACCTGATTGCCCATGGCTTCTTCAGCGTCTATGGCATGTGTGTGGACACGTTGttcctctgcttct TGGAGGACCTGGAAAGGAATGATGGCTCGGCCGAGAGGCCTTACTTCATGTCTTCCAACCTCAAGAAGCTCTTGAACAAGACCAACAAGTAG
- the SLC44A2 gene encoding choline transporter-like protein 2 isoform X1 → MEDERKDGAYGTPQKYDPTFKGPIYKRGCTDVICCVFLLLAIVGYVAVGIIAWTHGDPRKVIYPTDSRGEFCGQKGTKNANKSFLFYFNIVKCASPLVLLEFQCPTPQICVEKCPDRYLTLLSAYGSQDFTYYKQFCVPGVQKSKGVPELLRDGDCPAVLTPSKPLARRCFPAIHAHKGVLMVGNETTYEDGLGSRKNITELVEGAKKANGVLEARQLAMRIFEDYTVSWYWIIIGLVIAMVMSLLFIILLRFVAGIMVWVMIVMVILVLGYGIFHCYMEYARLRGEAGSDVSLMDLGFQTDFRVYLHLRQTWKAFMIILSILEVIIILLLIFLRKRILIAIALIKEASRAVGYVMCSLLYPLVTFFLLCLCIAYWASTAVFLSTSNEAIYKIFNDSACPLAGKTCNPETFPSSNESHLCPGAHCQFAFYGGESGYHRALLGLQVFNVFMFFWLANFVLALGQVTLAGAFASYYWAFNKPDDLPAFPLFSAFGRALRYHTGSLAFGALILAIVQIIRVMLEYLDQRLKAAENRFAKFLMTCLKCCFWCLEKFIKFLNRNAYIMIAIYGTNFCTSARNAFFLLMRNIIRVAVLDKVTDFLFLLGKLLIVGSVGILAFFFFTHRIRIVQDTAPPLNYYWVPILTVIVGSYLIAHGFFSVYGMCVDTLFLCFCEDLERNDGSQQRPYFMSPELRDILLKGSAEEGKRVEVEE, encoded by the exons ATGGAGGACGAGCGGAAGGACGGAGCCTACG GAACGCCACAGAAGTATGACCCCACCTTCAAGGGACCCATTTACAAGAG GGGCTGCACAGATGTCATTTGCTGTGTGTTCCTCCTCCTGGCCATCGTGGGCTACGTGGCTGTAGGCATCATAG CCTGGACCCACGGGGACCCTCGAAAGGTGATCTACCCCACTGACAGCCGAGGCGAATTCTGCGGGCAGAAGGGCACAAAAAATGC GAACAAATCCTTCCTGTTTTATTTCAACATCGTGAAGTGTGCCAGCCCCCTGGTCCTGCTGGAATTTCAGTGTCCCACCCCCCAG ATCTGTGTGGAGAAATGTCCCGACCGCTACCTCACCCTCCTGAGCGCTTACGGGTCCCAGGACTTCACCTACTACAAGCAGTTCTGTGTGCCCGGCGTACAGAAGAGCAAG gGTGTGCCTGAGTTGCTTCGGGATGGCGACTGCCCGGCTGTCCTCACTCCCAGCAAACCCC TGGCCCGGAGATGCTTCCCAGCCATCCACGCCCACAAGGGGGTCCTCATGGTGGGCAACGAGACCACGTATGAGGATGGGCTTGGTTCTCGGAAAAACATCACGGAGCTGGTGGAGGGCGCCAA GAAGGCCAACGGGGTCCTGGAGGCGCGGCAGCTGGCCATGAGGATCTTTGAAGACTACACGGTCTCCTGGTACTGGATCATCAT CGGCCTGGTCATCGCCATGGTGATGAGCCTCCTGTTTATCATCCTGCTCCGCTTCGTGGCTGGCATCATGGTCTGGGTGATGATTGTCATGGTGATTCTCGTGCTGGGCTACG GAATATTCCACTGCTACATGGAATACGCCCGACTGCGTGGTGAGGCTGGCTCCGACGTCTCCCTGATGGACCTCGGCTTCCAGACGGACTTCCGCGTCTACCTGCACCTGCGGCAGACCTGGAAGGCCTTCA TGATAATTCTGAGCATCCTGGAGGTAATTATCATCTTACTGCTCATCTTCCTACGGAAGAGAATTCTCATTGCCATTGCACTCATCAAAGAGGCCAGCAG ggCCGTGGGATATGTCATGTGCTCCCTGCTGTACCCGCTGGTCACTTTCTTCCTGTTGTGCCTCTGCATCGCCTACTGGGCTAGCACTGCTGT CTTCCTGTCCACTTCCAACGAAGCCATCTACAAGATCTTCAATGACAGCGCCTGCCCACTTGCTGGGAAAACCTGCAACCCTGAG ACTTTCCCCTCCTCCAACGAATCCCACCTGTGCCCCGGCGCCCACTGCCAGTTCGCCTTCTATGGCGGGGAGTCGGGCTACCACCGGGCCCTGCTGGGCCTGCAGGTCTTCAATGTCTTCATGTTCTTCTGGCTGGCCAACTTCGTGCTGGCCCTGGGCCAGGTCACGCTGGCTGGGGCCTTCGCCTCCTACTACTGGGCCTTCAACAAGCCAGACGACCTGCCTGCCTTCCCGCTCTTCTCCGCCTTCGGCCGGGCGCTCAG GTACCACACAGGCTCCCTGGCCTTTGGCGCCCTCATTCTGGCCATTGTGCAGATCATCCGAGTGATGCTGGAGTACTTGGATCAGCGCCTGAAAG ctGCAGAGAACAGGTTTGCCAAGTTCCTCATGACCTGTCTTAAATGCTGCTTCTGGTGTCTGGAGAAGTTTATCAAATTCCTCAACCGGAATGCCTATATCATG ATTGCCATCTACGGCACCAACTTCTGCACCTCGGCCAGGAACGCCTTCTTCCTGCTCATGAGAAACATCATCAG AGTGGCGGTCCTAGACAAAGTTACcgacttcctcttcctcttgggCAAACTTCTGATCGTGGGGAGCGTGG gaatcctggctttcttcttcttcacccaCCGTATCAGGATCGTGCAGGACACAGCACCGCCTCTGAATTATTACTGGGTTCCTATACTG ACAGTGATCGTTGGCTCCTACCTGATTGCCCATGGCTTCTTCAGCGTCTATGGCATGTGTGTGGACACGTTGttcctctgcttct GTGAGGACCTGGAAAGAAATGACGGCTCTCAGCAGCGACCCTACTTCATGTCGCCCGAGCTGAGAGACATCCTGTTGAAGGGGAGTGCCGAGGAGGGGAAGCGGGTGGAAGTCGAGGagtag
- the SLC44A2 gene encoding choline transporter-like protein 2 isoform X4 produces the protein MGDERLHYYGKHGTPQKYDPTFKGPIYKRGCTDVICCVFLLLAIVGYVAVGIIAWTHGDPRKVIYPTDSRGEFCGQKGTKNANKSFLFYFNIVKCASPLVLLEFQCPTPQICVEKCPDRYLTLLSAYGSQDFTYYKQFCVPGVQKSKGVPELLRDGDCPAVLTPSKPLARRCFPAIHAHKGVLMVGNETTYEDGLGSRKNITELVEGAKKANGVLEARQLAMRIFEDYTVSWYWIIIGLVIAMVMSLLFIILLRFVAGIMVWVMIVMVILVLGYGIFHCYMEYARLRGEAGSDVSLMDLGFQTDFRVYLHLRQTWKAFMIILSILEVIIILLLIFLRKRILIAIALIKEASRAVGYVMCSLLYPLVTFFLLCLCIAYWASTAVFLSTSNEAIYKIFNDSACPLAGKTCNPETFPSSNESHLCPGAHCQFAFYGGESGYHRALLGLQVFNVFMFFWLANFVLALGQVTLAGAFASYYWAFNKPDDLPAFPLFSAFGRALRYHTGSLAFGALILAIVQIIRVMLEYLDQRLKAAENRFAKFLMTCLKCCFWCLEKFIKFLNRNAYIMIAIYGTNFCTSARNAFFLLMRNIIRVAVLDKVTDFLFLLGKLLIVGSVGILAFFFFTHRIRIVQDTAPPLNYYWVPILTVIVGSYLIAHGFFSVYGMCVDTLFLCFLEDLERNDGSAERPYFMSSNLKKLLNKTNK, from the exons ATGGGGGACGAGCGGCTGCACTACTACGGGAAGCACG GAACGCCACAGAAGTATGACCCCACCTTCAAGGGACCCATTTACAAGAG GGGCTGCACAGATGTCATTTGCTGTGTGTTCCTCCTCCTGGCCATCGTGGGCTACGTGGCTGTAGGCATCATAG CCTGGACCCACGGGGACCCTCGAAAGGTGATCTACCCCACTGACAGCCGAGGCGAATTCTGCGGGCAGAAGGGCACAAAAAATGC GAACAAATCCTTCCTGTTTTATTTCAACATCGTGAAGTGTGCCAGCCCCCTGGTCCTGCTGGAATTTCAGTGTCCCACCCCCCAG ATCTGTGTGGAGAAATGTCCCGACCGCTACCTCACCCTCCTGAGCGCTTACGGGTCCCAGGACTTCACCTACTACAAGCAGTTCTGTGTGCCCGGCGTACAGAAGAGCAAG gGTGTGCCTGAGTTGCTTCGGGATGGCGACTGCCCGGCTGTCCTCACTCCCAGCAAACCCC TGGCCCGGAGATGCTTCCCAGCCATCCACGCCCACAAGGGGGTCCTCATGGTGGGCAACGAGACCACGTATGAGGATGGGCTTGGTTCTCGGAAAAACATCACGGAGCTGGTGGAGGGCGCCAA GAAGGCCAACGGGGTCCTGGAGGCGCGGCAGCTGGCCATGAGGATCTTTGAAGACTACACGGTCTCCTGGTACTGGATCATCAT CGGCCTGGTCATCGCCATGGTGATGAGCCTCCTGTTTATCATCCTGCTCCGCTTCGTGGCTGGCATCATGGTCTGGGTGATGATTGTCATGGTGATTCTCGTGCTGGGCTACG GAATATTCCACTGCTACATGGAATACGCCCGACTGCGTGGTGAGGCTGGCTCCGACGTCTCCCTGATGGACCTCGGCTTCCAGACGGACTTCCGCGTCTACCTGCACCTGCGGCAGACCTGGAAGGCCTTCA TGATAATTCTGAGCATCCTGGAGGTAATTATCATCTTACTGCTCATCTTCCTACGGAAGAGAATTCTCATTGCCATTGCACTCATCAAAGAGGCCAGCAG ggCCGTGGGATATGTCATGTGCTCCCTGCTGTACCCGCTGGTCACTTTCTTCCTGTTGTGCCTCTGCATCGCCTACTGGGCTAGCACTGCTGT CTTCCTGTCCACTTCCAACGAAGCCATCTACAAGATCTTCAATGACAGCGCCTGCCCACTTGCTGGGAAAACCTGCAACCCTGAG ACTTTCCCCTCCTCCAACGAATCCCACCTGTGCCCCGGCGCCCACTGCCAGTTCGCCTTCTATGGCGGGGAGTCGGGCTACCACCGGGCCCTGCTGGGCCTGCAGGTCTTCAATGTCTTCATGTTCTTCTGGCTGGCCAACTTCGTGCTGGCCCTGGGCCAGGTCACGCTGGCTGGGGCCTTCGCCTCCTACTACTGGGCCTTCAACAAGCCAGACGACCTGCCTGCCTTCCCGCTCTTCTCCGCCTTCGGCCGGGCGCTCAG GTACCACACAGGCTCCCTGGCCTTTGGCGCCCTCATTCTGGCCATTGTGCAGATCATCCGAGTGATGCTGGAGTACTTGGATCAGCGCCTGAAAG ctGCAGAGAACAGGTTTGCCAAGTTCCTCATGACCTGTCTTAAATGCTGCTTCTGGTGTCTGGAGAAGTTTATCAAATTCCTCAACCGGAATGCCTATATCATG ATTGCCATCTACGGCACCAACTTCTGCACCTCGGCCAGGAACGCCTTCTTCCTGCTCATGAGAAACATCATCAG AGTGGCGGTCCTAGACAAAGTTACcgacttcctcttcctcttgggCAAACTTCTGATCGTGGGGAGCGTGG gaatcctggctttcttcttcttcacccaCCGTATCAGGATCGTGCAGGACACAGCACCGCCTCTGAATTATTACTGGGTTCCTATACTG ACAGTGATCGTTGGCTCCTACCTGATTGCCCATGGCTTCTTCAGCGTCTATGGCATGTGTGTGGACACGTTGttcctctgcttct TGGAGGACCTGGAAAGGAATGATGGCTCGGCCGAGAGGCCTTACTTCATGTCTTCCAACCTCAAGAAGCTCTTGAACAAGACCAACAAGTAG
- the SLC44A2 gene encoding choline transporter-like protein 2 isoform X3 translates to MGDERLHYYGKHGTPQKYDPTFKGPIYKRGCTDVICCVFLLLAIVGYVAVGIIAWTHGDPRKVIYPTDSRGEFCGQKGTKNANKSFLFYFNIVKCASPLVLLEFQCPTPQICVEKCPDRYLTLLSAYGSQDFTYYKQFCVPGVQKSKGVPELLRDGDCPAVLTPSKPLARRCFPAIHAHKGVLMVGNETTYEDGLGSRKNITELVEGAKKANGVLEARQLAMRIFEDYTVSWYWIIIGLVIAMVMSLLFIILLRFVAGIMVWVMIVMVILVLGYGIFHCYMEYARLRGEAGSDVSLMDLGFQTDFRVYLHLRQTWKAFMIILSILEVIIILLLIFLRKRILIAIALIKEASRAVGYVMCSLLYPLVTFFLLCLCIAYWASTAVFLSTSNEAIYKIFNDSACPLAGKTCNPETFPSSNESHLCPGAHCQFAFYGGESGYHRALLGLQVFNVFMFFWLANFVLALGQVTLAGAFASYYWAFNKPDDLPAFPLFSAFGRALRYHTGSLAFGALILAIVQIIRVMLEYLDQRLKAAENRFAKFLMTCLKCCFWCLEKFIKFLNRNAYIMIAIYGTNFCTSARNAFFLLMRNIIRVAVLDKVTDFLFLLGKLLIVGSVGILAFFFFTHRIRIVQDTAPPLNYYWVPILTVIVGSYLIAHGFFSVYGMCVDTLFLCFCEDLERNDGSQQRPYFMSPELRDILLKGSAEEGKRVEVEE, encoded by the exons ATGGGGGACGAGCGGCTGCACTACTACGGGAAGCACG GAACGCCACAGAAGTATGACCCCACCTTCAAGGGACCCATTTACAAGAG GGGCTGCACAGATGTCATTTGCTGTGTGTTCCTCCTCCTGGCCATCGTGGGCTACGTGGCTGTAGGCATCATAG CCTGGACCCACGGGGACCCTCGAAAGGTGATCTACCCCACTGACAGCCGAGGCGAATTCTGCGGGCAGAAGGGCACAAAAAATGC GAACAAATCCTTCCTGTTTTATTTCAACATCGTGAAGTGTGCCAGCCCCCTGGTCCTGCTGGAATTTCAGTGTCCCACCCCCCAG ATCTGTGTGGAGAAATGTCCCGACCGCTACCTCACCCTCCTGAGCGCTTACGGGTCCCAGGACTTCACCTACTACAAGCAGTTCTGTGTGCCCGGCGTACAGAAGAGCAAG gGTGTGCCTGAGTTGCTTCGGGATGGCGACTGCCCGGCTGTCCTCACTCCCAGCAAACCCC TGGCCCGGAGATGCTTCCCAGCCATCCACGCCCACAAGGGGGTCCTCATGGTGGGCAACGAGACCACGTATGAGGATGGGCTTGGTTCTCGGAAAAACATCACGGAGCTGGTGGAGGGCGCCAA GAAGGCCAACGGGGTCCTGGAGGCGCGGCAGCTGGCCATGAGGATCTTTGAAGACTACACGGTCTCCTGGTACTGGATCATCAT CGGCCTGGTCATCGCCATGGTGATGAGCCTCCTGTTTATCATCCTGCTCCGCTTCGTGGCTGGCATCATGGTCTGGGTGATGATTGTCATGGTGATTCTCGTGCTGGGCTACG GAATATTCCACTGCTACATGGAATACGCCCGACTGCGTGGTGAGGCTGGCTCCGACGTCTCCCTGATGGACCTCGGCTTCCAGACGGACTTCCGCGTCTACCTGCACCTGCGGCAGACCTGGAAGGCCTTCA TGATAATTCTGAGCATCCTGGAGGTAATTATCATCTTACTGCTCATCTTCCTACGGAAGAGAATTCTCATTGCCATTGCACTCATCAAAGAGGCCAGCAG ggCCGTGGGATATGTCATGTGCTCCCTGCTGTACCCGCTGGTCACTTTCTTCCTGTTGTGCCTCTGCATCGCCTACTGGGCTAGCACTGCTGT CTTCCTGTCCACTTCCAACGAAGCCATCTACAAGATCTTCAATGACAGCGCCTGCCCACTTGCTGGGAAAACCTGCAACCCTGAG ACTTTCCCCTCCTCCAACGAATCCCACCTGTGCCCCGGCGCCCACTGCCAGTTCGCCTTCTATGGCGGGGAGTCGGGCTACCACCGGGCCCTGCTGGGCCTGCAGGTCTTCAATGTCTTCATGTTCTTCTGGCTGGCCAACTTCGTGCTGGCCCTGGGCCAGGTCACGCTGGCTGGGGCCTTCGCCTCCTACTACTGGGCCTTCAACAAGCCAGACGACCTGCCTGCCTTCCCGCTCTTCTCCGCCTTCGGCCGGGCGCTCAG GTACCACACAGGCTCCCTGGCCTTTGGCGCCCTCATTCTGGCCATTGTGCAGATCATCCGAGTGATGCTGGAGTACTTGGATCAGCGCCTGAAAG ctGCAGAGAACAGGTTTGCCAAGTTCCTCATGACCTGTCTTAAATGCTGCTTCTGGTGTCTGGAGAAGTTTATCAAATTCCTCAACCGGAATGCCTATATCATG ATTGCCATCTACGGCACCAACTTCTGCACCTCGGCCAGGAACGCCTTCTTCCTGCTCATGAGAAACATCATCAG AGTGGCGGTCCTAGACAAAGTTACcgacttcctcttcctcttgggCAAACTTCTGATCGTGGGGAGCGTGG gaatcctggctttcttcttcttcacccaCCGTATCAGGATCGTGCAGGACACAGCACCGCCTCTGAATTATTACTGGGTTCCTATACTG ACAGTGATCGTTGGCTCCTACCTGATTGCCCATGGCTTCTTCAGCGTCTATGGCATGTGTGTGGACACGTTGttcctctgcttct GTGAGGACCTGGAAAGAAATGACGGCTCTCAGCAGCGACCCTACTTCATGTCGCCCGAGCTGAGAGACATCCTGTTGAAGGGGAGTGCCGAGGAGGGGAAGCGGGTGGAAGTCGAGGagtag